A region from the Aegilops tauschii subsp. strangulata cultivar AL8/78 chromosome 5, Aet v6.0, whole genome shotgun sequence genome encodes:
- the LOC141022541 gene encoding uncharacterized protein — protein MASPSGQGRGKDPLSPRAARAKLAEALGKLDITDEEATPLVLDDADEGMPEKWLLAGKVLHRNLLHIQTITNALRPAWGNPRGLDFKSVGENTFVAEFANKRDRDRVWQGAPWHVSKHAVILSEFDECMRPSELRFDRLQMWARVVNLPFNLRNEKWCAAIAKQIDEHATDVNFDHVNGYLRARVTVEVSKPLRHWIVIESARRKSVDPYDIQYENIPHFCFSCGRLGHSDLYCPTPGTRDANGDLPFGKGLRASDERKKRKLQ, from the coding sequence ATGGCGTCTCCGTCAGGACAGGGCAGAGGGAAGGACCCCCTGTCGCCAAGGGCGGCGAGGGCAAAGCTAGCGGAGGCCTTGGGGAAACTAGACATCACCGACGAGGAGGCCACACCGCTTGTGCTGGATGATGCGGACGAGGGTATGCCGGAGAAGTGGTTGCTGGCGGGGAAAGTGCTGCATAGGAATCTCCTACACATCCAGACCATAACCAATGCGCTCCGTCCGGCTTGGGGAAACCCTAGAGGTTTGGATTTCAAATCTGTGGGGGAGAATACGTTCGTGGCTGAATTTGCGAACAAGAGAGATCGCGATCGCGTTTGGCAAGGGGCGCCGTGGCATGTGAGCAAACACGCAGTCATCCTCTCAGAATTTGACGAGTGCATGCGCCCCTCCGAACTGCGTTTTGACAGACTTCAGATGTGGGCTCGGGTTGTCAATCTACCCTTCAACCTACGTAATGAAAAGTGGTGTGCTGCAATAGCCAAGCAGATCGATGAGCACGCTACTGATGTGAACTTCGATCATGTTAATGGCTACTTGAGGGCCAGGGTCACAGTGGAAGTGAGCAAGCCATTGAGGCACTGGATTGTGATTGAATCGGCCCGGAGGAAGAGTGTGGATCCTTACGATATTCAGTACGAGAACATCCCGCACTTCTGCTTCTCATGTGGCCGTCTAGGCCATTCTGACCTGTATTGCCCGACCCCGGGAACCAGAGATGCAAATGGTGACCTACCTTTTGGGAAGGGGTTGCGGGCTTCAGATGAGCGCAAAAAAAGGAAGCTCCAGTGA